Proteins found in one Venturia canescens isolate UGA chromosome 6, ASM1945775v1, whole genome shotgun sequence genomic segment:
- the LOC122411879 gene encoding uncharacterized protein, which produces MSRVAAAISSCPRLGGTNPLNPTEGCEDFATDSGHRPNEKTRETNDDETLRRYDDQDDTDFGAHREPRLTNLNYDRGYPQRYNDNGYQRPLDRNVEFRQPSRHLDTDIILSRMEAIHRDLSKQISNMERTVMNKITALEGRFEKYEHLQRSRNIVEYPQKPRCLPVRGVRELEALEGFTKENKDQIIQYLGSLSSGSIHERAHLIIKEAISDEFSTVVTVQGGARNSCRLEGTALYKAMYVAVCKNIPPDDRPSRRTFIDALTAALRASKQRHRRTVGNDKTDHQQPELAI; this is translated from the exons ATGAGCAGAGTGGCCGCGGCAATATCAAGTTGCCCGAGACTGGGTGGAACTAATCCACTAAATCCGACGGAGGGATGCGAGGATTTCGCAACGGACTCAGGGCATCGTCCCAATGAAAAAACTCGTGAAACAAATGATGACGAAACTCTG CGCCGATATGATGACCAAGATGACACGGACTTCGGGGCTCACCGCGAGCCCCGATTGACAAATTTGAATTATGACCGAGGCTATCCTCAACGATATAATGACAACGGCTACCAACGCCCGCTTGACAGAAATGTAGAGTTTCGGCAGCCCTCCCGTCATTTAGACACAGACATCATTCTGTCAAGGATGGA GGCCATACACCGAGATCTATCAAAGCAGATAAG CAATATGGAGCGCACCGTAATGAACAAAATCAC AGCGCTAGAAGGACGGTTCGAGAAATATGAACACCTCCAACGCAGCCGGAACATCGTCGAGTATCCACAAAAACCGCGGTGCCTTCCGGTCCGCGGAGTTCGAGAGCTCGAGGCGTTGGAGGGGTTCacgaaagaaaacaaagaCCAAATA ATTCAGTATTTAGGCAGCCTGAGCTCTGGCTCGATACATGAGAGGGCTCACCTTATAATTAAAGAAGCAATATCTGACGAGTTCTCGACGGTTGTAACCGTCCAGGGGGGTGCGCGGAACTCGTGCCGATTGGAGGGCACGGCTTTGTATAAAGCAATGTACG TTGCCGTATGTAAAAACATACCGCCCGATGATCGGCCGTCTCGGCGCACCTTCATTGACGCGTTAACTGCGGCGCTGAGGGCTTCAAAGCAACGGCACCGCAGAACCGTCGGGAACGATAAAACCGACCACCAGCAGCCAGAGCTTGCAATTTAA